GACGGCGGAACAGAGCCGGCGACTAAAGGATGAGCTATCGGAGAGCATGAGCTTCAGCAGCCAAATGAAGAAGGAAGACGAGGAGCTGTCGGTGAAAGCTCTGTCGGCGTTCAAGGCGAAAGAAGATGAgatcgagaagaagaagatggagatcaGAGAACGAGTTTTAGCTCAGCTAGGCCGTGTTGAAGACGAGACCAAGCGTCTCGCTTTGATCCGCGAGGTTTTTTGATCTTACTTCAATTTGGAtcttacttttgttttttttagggCTTTTTCAATTGTTCTAGGTTTACAGAATTTTGGCTCTCTCAAGCTTAAACCCTAATTGTGGTTAAATATATGAATCAGGAACTTGAAGGATTTGCTGATCCCATGAGGAAGGAAGTAACTTTGATCCGGAAGAAGATTGATTCTCTCGATAAAGAGATTAAACCATTGGGGAATACTGTTCAGAAAAAGGTAACTGATTTTTCTCTGGGATGCTACTTAGTAACTAAGCTAAGAGGTAACAGCTAAGCTGGCTGGTGTTTTCACGAGTGTGCAGGAAGTAGAGTACAAGGATGCACTTGAAGCATTTAATGAAAAGAACAAGGAGAAGGTGGAGCTGATCACCAAGCTACAGGAGGTTAGCTCCTTATGATCTCTCACTTTCTCCCTTACGTTTTTTTACTAGTAAGATCAGTCATGCCTCGTGTTTGAATGAATGTTATAGCTTTGTCTGATCGTACCACATGTATTTGGATGGTTTGAAGTTAGTGCTACATATTTGTCTCTAAAACTGATTTATCTGTTTCTGAAATGAGCATACGAATTTCCCAAAGACATTTCAATCGTAGACTTGTTCCAAGACTTGGGAAAAGACTCTCATTGCTATAGGGGATGTCGTGAtatttcgggttttgaaatctAATCTCCTTGTTTGCCATTTCTAGAGTTGTATGATCCTGACTCTTGAATGGGTTTCACAGTTTTAGAAACTACGATCAGTATAGAGATTTAGTATAAAAACTCACCatgtttgctttgttttttttttttcttctattagTTTTACCTAGACGCAACACATGATTCTCTGGGAACCTCTTTTGTGCAAGTCAGACATTCAGAGAACAACcatgctgtttttttttgttttcttgtctaATTTTCCATTGAAACACTTGCGCAGTTGTACTAATCTGTGCCGCTGAATCCAAAGCGGTGTTTATGTTCACCTTGATTGTGTTCTAGTGATGGTTTTGAGACAGAGAGACTTAACGGtgtctctttcttttatttttgatgaATGGGCGTAGTTGGAGGGAGAGAGCGAGAAAATGAGATTAAAGAAGCTGGAAGAGCTAAGCAAGAACATTGATCTAACCAAAGGTTAGTGTTGGACGAGCAGACTCACTTGGATTGGGCTAATATTATATGTGGTAAATCATGGTAGGGTATTTTCATTGTTCTTTCTATCATTCTAGTCGTATATCatttcaatatataaaattaaataaaaagtaatagtGAATGGTTTTGAACTCGAGTGTTTCAGAAAAAAGCATGTAACCAGTTTACAATGTCAAGACGTTATCGATGTGATTCCCAAATttgtattataataaaaatgtaaaaaactaTGTTTGTTCGTGGGTAACTTTTATGCATGATCATATCATGGAGCATCTCAAATCTCTCTTATTCGTATGTTAATGACACAGTGTCTATCTATACTCGAAAAATGCTCAATATGTAATGGAACGTAAAGAATATATATGATGCTAATTATTCGATACGAAAAGAAATAATCATATTTTCCATTCAACTATGTTATCCTAGGCTAGTGTGTTACCAATTAACATACATGTGCAGACGAATCCTTTAAGACCTTAACTACCAAAAATGTCGGATAAAGCCTGGGTGTATTGAACTAATGATTGTAGAATGCTTTTGTGTATTTTACAATTACTGGGATTTGGAGTGAATTTAGGAGACATCTCGGTGCttttgtttggattttttaaaaagatcagTGTTTGGGTGTTTTTGATTTCAGAGTGTTTTGGTGTTTTAGAAGTTCTGAGTTTTACATAAGGTTCAAATCCACGAATTCCAAAATTAACACAAAAGgtcaaaaactaaataaaaatggaaaaaaaattggcaacaaaaaagttagaaacccataatttttttgggaattttttcttctggaaaataaaaatcaatatctaACCAAGAAAACAAGCATAGGTTATATCATATAAAGGCGCACACATACACGAACAAGCTTACGTTCGTATCTCTTACATCTCCAACCATACTTTATCACACAAAAACGTATCGATCATCTTTCACAGTCACCAATTTCTCAGATCATTCTTTTGGTCAAATGCTAATACGAACAAGCTTATGTCATATCATATACAACTCAAAGCATACTTACAATCAAAATCAGTAGCACATGCTAATAAAAAGTTAGAAACTGAGACATACGAAGCGAGACTGTGAAAAGCACCAGCAGCAATACAACCGACTTGAGCGGCCGATCCATCTGTGGATTCGAACTCGACTCGAGCAAGGTGGTCCGTCTCCCTACCCGTGCCGATACACGGCCGAACGTTCCTCTTCCGGTCTTCCCAGGAGTGAACATATCCATCGCCTGCAAAAAAATCAACTCAAGAGAAGGAATCTCTCTATATACTACTAAATGAAGCTGTGGAATTGTGGTAACCAACAAAACAAGCTACAACGCGACTGAAGGAGAAGATTTTGGGAATGAGAACAATTGAtaacagagaaaagaaaaaaaattgaatcagATTTAATCATAGAAATCTGGAATATTTTTGCAGTTTTCTAAACGaacaagttatttttttttcaaaaacctaGTCAAATAACATATGTAGAGGTGAGATTTCACTATGCCTGTTTTAAGTAAAAGAACGGTGTAAAGTCTTCTGAAATTctcttttttaacaaaatcttgaaaaaatgatttgttttgaataacagtagatttgatTTAGGTTTTACAAACTACTGTTTAAATAACAGAAGATTTCAAgtgatttttagtaattataCATAAATTCTATATTCAATAACAGAAGATTTGAACATGTATTTAAAAATCCCTAGTTgaataacataaaattttaaagaaaactcAAACCACTCTAAAAACATTAGTTCAATACATCCCCCTAAGTGTTTGTGTCCTTTCGTAAAAATGTGGATGACATTAGAGTCAATTTAGACCAATTTTAATTAATAGATAAAATAGAATCCAAAGCAAAAGGGAATAAACAAACATTTGTTTCGGTGGAACTATCAACGATGTTTCCTTGTATAAGCATGTTCACTTTTATCATATTGTGGTGCATGAATCTAcaattattaatcatattatatgatTCATATACTTAGCACATCTACCATTTTTCAATCTTGAAGCCTATCAATCATTTATGAGAGATTATTCGTCTCCCTTTATATGTGTGAATATATAGAGACGTATCCAGTGCATATTTGTATGTTTTGTCATTGTCTTTTACACAATATATGTCTTGTAGATATCAAACGAAAAACGTGCATGCAAATACTTAAGTGTTCAATATTCAGCGGCTTCACATTATTAACTGACTAATAAACATGTGAAATACTGTCTGTAAAATCTAGCAACAAAAAAATCTCTAAGTTCGCAAATAAAAGAGGTAAAAATAGTAGTTTACAACCTTTTCAAAAGTAAATTTTATCAAACGTTAGTTATTATCATTTggtttcaaatttatttttggaatataTAGCAGATAATTCTCAGGTTTATTTccatattctatatatattattgtctTATGGAtcaaatatacacttgatctaaaacaaaacactacacaatatataattatgggattgagaaaaaaaacaaacaaaaataattatgggAGGATACAGACGAGAAtcctaaataaacaaaaagagacAAAAATGCGAAAAAGAATCCAATGAGGAAAACTGCCACGGTGGATTGGCCACGACTTGTGGACGTCCATAACAAGCGGCTGGATAAAACGCTGACTCTATTTGGCACGTTTGGTTTTTCATGGACGCACACGAAGCTCGGCCTTTCCTTACGTGGAGTTGCAAAGTAACCATGAGTgaaaatcaaaagaaatctGCGCCtcgttttgatttttattaatattcatGAATCGATGTTATTGTCTCCTCGTGTCTTTATAAGTGCCTTTTATATGACTAACTTGTACTTAAATTAGCTAACTAAAAGTTAAAAGATGATTTAAAGTAATTGGCTGATACAGCTGTGAAAAAACGAACAAATTGGATATTCCCACGCAAATgagtagtataaaaataagtTTGTCGTAAGTTTGTCTTGATATGTGAAAACAAGAATATTGGAAAACTACTTACCAAACACACTAACCACTAGAAGGCTAGAAGCGCCAACAACGTTGGCCTAGATACGAAGATGATTAACATCGAAAcgaattttttagttttttagatAAATTAAAGATCTATTAGCTATATCCATTATTGTCCTTTGGGATGTTGTATTTTACTATCTGACTTGACTACCGATCGCTTGATTAATAGGGTCaagtaaaaactaaaataagaaGTAATGTCGATAATACTGTACTTTGCTTTTGACCTTTCTATAAGGAAAATTTTGAACTTTTCATTTCAAATTCTTAGCTCGGTGGATATATATATGGCTTTCAACGATTTATGTGTAGATTAATTATACACTGTTTAAAAACACTAGTATGTTAACAAAGAGTTGCTTACTTTCTATTGAAGTGTTCCAATCATAGAAATGTCGTTGTCTATGCCAGTTAAGCACAATTATTAggattgtattttttttttaaagttaggAATGTTTCTGTATAGCTTATAAACGTAATTTACATACGgttctatatatttttgtatatataggGATACTATATAGTTGTTCCTATATACTCACTAATCATTTCAGGGTTGATTATCAATAGATATTATAGAAAAGGTTATGATCGTGACCCAATCTAAAAGTTGATCATCACGCCAATAAAGTCACTGGTGGTGTATATAACCTTTTAATCTTTTTCGTTTGTGTTCAGAGAAAGAAAGTGACGTTAACATTTCATCAACTCTCTCAATTCACTGTCATGGACCCTATCTTACGGACTACTTACAGTTCATTTACTACATTACTTGAGATTGCGACTGTTACATATTCTGAATATCATggtgttaaaaagaaaaacatattctGAATATCAATAAAACTGTATTATTTTCCTGCAGATCACAATGGGTAAACTGTCAAATTTAATCTATCCCCATCCACGAAGGAAGCGGAACTCATGGGGTGACACCAATACACCAAATTCCCGATCTTATTAGAGCATTTTCATCTCCACTCCATATTCTACTCTATTTTTCTAtcaatgttctaaaaatcgtTAGGCGGTGATTAGGCGTTTTACAGAAGATAATTGTTTATGCAGACACCTATGCCAATTTTTCGGACGCCTAAACCGATTTTTAAATAAATcgatttaaaatattgtttcgCTCATATCCGATTTGTCGACTAGGCGGACGCCTAGGCGCCGCCTAGACCAATTTTTAgaatattgttttttataaatggAATGAGAAATagagtaatgaacaaaaaaataaaaacattattctataaatggattaatttattttttgttcactactTCATTTTCCATTCTATTTACTCAAGaaatagagtaaaatatagagCGGAGATGAAGATGCCTTTAGTAATACGATTTGTAATGTACTTATTCCATGTATGCATATTCGCAACGATATAATTTGACCATTTATGTTCCCGTCCACAGTTACAAAAGATGAAAAGTGTTAGTATCGTTTTTAACTTAACAGAGATTGCATGGTACGTACGTAATCATATGTTAAAAGCCAGATTAGTTATCATGTTAGAGTTATACACTCGTATTTGTGGTGagtgtatatattttgatattgtaAGACAGTTGGGAATTATTTGCTTTAATGATTTAGAGCATCTTTAACTCCAGTGCATTTTTTATTCCATTTTTGCAGTAAATTATGTAGTGGAGTTAGAGATAATCATAAATTTCAATCAGAATTCtaaaaaacaaagaatataaTCTAGCATAAACACTTGTAAAGTAAAACCATTTTGTGATCTTTATGAATGTTACTCtggaaaagttttttttattaaaaattaatttagagTAGTTGAGGAAAAGaattacaaaactaactttTAGGGTGGCTGTGAAACATTAGGAATATCTTTTGAGAACAAGTATAATTAGTTTCCATCATCATCCACAATATGCTTTTAATCATTGTATCTTAAGTGTAATGAAATAACTAAGCAACATAAAGccagtttcaaaataaaaaataactaagtAACAGTGTGTAACATCTCTTTTCTGTAtttcttttaagaaaactatttttaataaattatttcgTTCATTTatagtttacaaaaagaaaacaccaAGTATAGGAAAATGGTAAATATTCACTTGTGAACGAGTTTATTCTGTAATCTTCTTGATTTTCTGTAAGAAAGTAAatatcaattttgttttttacaaATCACTTATATATCTtgtatttgaaattatattttcatgtgAAAATAGAATGTGTTACAAACTAAGCAATAAtgatattataataaattaagagCATCACTAATGTAAGCTTTATAAAATGCTTTCACTAatgttctaaaaataaaataatagaaaataataaaaaggagGAAAGAGAAGGAGAACATGCTCTTATCAGAGAACACCAGTGAGGCACTTTCTACACATATCATAGTATAAACGACTCGATTAATATTATGATACAcatgttatgttttaaaaattactacTTTTTCAACATTACTTTTTTTCTAAGAACACCATAGGGAGCATTTTACTATTGCTGATGCTCTAAAATACAATGATAATAGTCAGACCTGATAATAGTAATTCAACTCTATGACAGAGCCAGAGACAAATCTTCAACTACATACTATACAACGGAGTGATTGGgttcttttgaaatatttattagacATCTGATTTCCTGCCTAGGATTCTCTTATACTTTCATTTTTCTATGGAATGGGAGTTCGCTTATCTCAGATTTTATTGGGTAGTTAAACGTGTCTATTACCAcagttttatgtttatttatgcGAATCTTAAAGACCATTATGAAAAGCTGGACCATTTTACGCACACGCAATGGCTCCATACAGTAAAATCTTATTcctatatataacttttaaccTAATAATTAGCTCAATGTTTCGATGTTGCAACAAAAACATTGATCCATGCAgtttatactaattttttttcttgtaaccTATAAAACTTTAGGTTGGAAAAACTCGACTTTATCAGAGAAGCACACCCCACCACTTGAAGCAGAAAGTGATTGAAGGAAAAGAAAGGAAGGCACGCCTTGCTCTGACCTAACATATACATCCGGAACTATATGAGGAAATAACTGTAAtcaactttataaaaaaattaccagTCAGAAACACAATCATAATtacttcttttcaaaaaaaCGAAGTTACAAAaggttgtttatttttaaattaaagttgATATGTTTATGTAGTAACCAATCAGATGACAGAAATATAATGTCATACCGCGTCCTGCATACTGGCAAATCTCTATGCACGAGGAGCATTGTATAcctttttttatttcaattgcTTTCGAATTGTAAATTTGAATTCCCCTTGCAGAAAACTTCATGTGTTTGTTGTGTTGTGTATAAtgtagtttttttaataatcaacTAGTTACCCAAAGAGCATGTCAacatattaatttagtttattatcaatttaaaattcattaatttatatGTAACGTCAAAATGATAGTTACATAAATTTGtactacaaaaaaatatcaaactatTCCAGTCCAAAAATTAGGATATCATCCACATAATTTGGAACTTAATATGCttcacagatttttttttcatttttttgaaacttcaGATAAGTTATAGtgatagtttatttttgttatttatttgcCAACAGAAACATATTTTACGCATCGAAGCTAAATTAACAGCTtggagtctttttttt
The sequence above is drawn from the Raphanus sativus cultivar WK10039 chromosome 7, ASM80110v3, whole genome shotgun sequence genome and encodes:
- the LOC108817347 gene encoding uncharacterized protein LOC108817347; translation: MQPTEATRPATAEQSRRLKDELSESMSFSSQMKKEDEELSVKALSAFKAKEDEIEKKKMEIRERVLAQLGRVEDETKRLALIREELEGFADPMRKEVTLIRKKIDSLDKEIKPLGNTVQKKEVEYKDALEAFNEKNKEKVELITKLQELEGESEKMRLKKLEELSKNIDLTKG